A part of Mycolicibacterium sp. TUM20985 genomic DNA contains:
- a CDS encoding aldo/keto reductase has protein sequence MTDDLAITDVPFTHDPWAAARDRYDAMPYRRVGTSGLLLPAISLGLWYNFGDNRPFDVIREVLRHAFDRGITHFDLANNYGPPYGSAEENFGRMMRRDFKPYRNEMIISTKAGWDMWPGPYGQLGGRAYLLASLDESLDRMGLDYVDVFYSHRIDPVTPLEETIGALDTAVRAGKTRYVGISSYSPAKTAEASAIAERLGTPLVIHQPSYSLLNRWIEGGLTTELTKAGMGAIAFTALGQGLLTDRYLQRAAADVDRATARPTFDDDLVTDEVLDQLRGLAGIAKQRGQSLAQLALAWVLRDPAVASTLIGASSVEQLDENLGALDNLDFTADELSEIDKYASDSGIDLWRESSDV, from the coding sequence ATGACCGACGACCTCGCCATCACCGACGTTCCCTTCACCCACGACCCCTGGGCGGCGGCCCGCGACCGATACGACGCGATGCCCTACCGACGCGTGGGCACCTCCGGCCTGCTGCTTCCGGCCATCTCGCTGGGCCTTTGGTACAACTTCGGCGACAACCGGCCCTTCGACGTGATCCGCGAGGTGCTCCGCCACGCGTTCGACCGCGGCATCACCCACTTCGATCTCGCCAACAACTACGGTCCGCCGTACGGATCCGCCGAGGAGAACTTCGGCCGGATGATGCGCCGCGACTTCAAGCCGTACCGCAACGAGATGATCATCTCCACCAAGGCCGGCTGGGACATGTGGCCTGGGCCGTACGGTCAGCTCGGCGGCCGTGCCTACCTGCTCGCGAGCCTCGACGAGTCGCTCGACCGCATGGGGCTCGACTACGTCGACGTCTTCTACTCCCACCGCATCGATCCGGTCACTCCACTCGAGGAGACCATCGGCGCCCTCGACACGGCCGTGCGCGCGGGAAAGACACGCTACGTGGGCATTTCGTCGTACTCGCCCGCCAAGACGGCGGAGGCATCGGCTATCGCGGAGCGCCTCGGCACGCCGCTGGTCATCCACCAGCCCTCCTACTCGTTGCTCAACCGGTGGATCGAGGGCGGGCTCACCACCGAGCTCACCAAGGCCGGCATGGGTGCGATCGCCTTCACCGCATTGGGCCAGGGCCTGCTGACCGACCGCTACCTTCAGCGGGCCGCGGCCGACGTCGACCGCGCCACGGCGCGACCCACCTTCGACGACGACCTCGTGACCGACGAGGTTCTCGACCAACTGCGGGGACTCGCCGGCATCGCCAAGCAACGCGGCCAGTCCTTGGCGCAGCTCGCGCTGGCCTGGGTGCTGCGTGACCCCGCGGTGGCGTCGACCCTCATCGGCGCGTCCAGCGTCGAGCAGCTCGACGAGAACCTCGGCGCCCTCGACAACCTGGACTTCACGGCCGACGAGCTCTCCGAAATCGATAAGTACGCCTCGGATTCGGGGATCGACCTGTGGCGTGAGAGCTCGGACGTCTAG
- a CDS encoding sulfite exporter TauE/SafE family protein encodes MSVAQMILIALAGVGAGAINAIVGSGTLITFPTLVALGLPPVTATMSNAVGLVAGGISGTWGYRRELTGQWDRLKWQIPASLLGALVGAWLLLHLPEKVFISVVPVLLIGALLLVVFGPRIQAWARGRSADEAEPVSTKRMVLVVLGTFAVGIYGGYFTAAQGILLIGVMGALLPESMQRMNAAKNLLSLLVNVVAAAAYTLVAFDRISWLAAGLIAVGSLLGGFLGAHYGRRLSPNALRVVIVVVGLIGLYRLLAV; translated from the coding sequence ATGTCCGTCGCCCAGATGATCCTGATCGCGTTGGCGGGTGTGGGGGCTGGTGCGATCAACGCGATCGTCGGCTCCGGCACCCTGATCACGTTCCCGACCCTGGTCGCGCTCGGCTTGCCGCCGGTGACCGCGACCATGTCCAATGCGGTGGGCCTAGTGGCCGGCGGCATCTCGGGCACCTGGGGCTATCGGCGGGAACTCACGGGGCAATGGGACCGGCTGAAGTGGCAGATCCCGGCCTCCCTGCTGGGCGCGCTGGTCGGGGCGTGGCTGCTGCTGCACCTGCCCGAGAAGGTCTTCATCTCCGTGGTGCCGGTGCTGTTGATCGGTGCCCTGCTGCTGGTGGTGTTCGGGCCGCGGATCCAGGCCTGGGCGCGGGGCAGATCGGCGGACGAGGCCGAGCCCGTGTCGACCAAGCGGATGGTCCTAGTGGTGCTCGGCACGTTCGCGGTCGGGATCTACGGCGGCTATTTCACTGCGGCGCAAGGCATTCTGCTGATCGGGGTGATGGGCGCGCTGCTGCCGGAGTCGATGCAGCGCATGAACGCGGCGAAGAACCTGCTGTCTCTGCTGGTGAACGTGGTCGCCGCGGCCGCGTACACGCTGGTGGCGTTCGACCGGATCAGTTGGCTGGCCGCGGGTCTGATCGCCGTGGGGTCGCTGCTCGGCGGGTTCCTGGGCGCCCACTACGGGCGTCGGCTCTCCCCGAACGCCCTGCGGGTGGTGATCGTCGTCGTCGGTCTGATCGGCCTCTACCGCCTGCTGGCCGTCTAG
- a CDS encoding sulfite exporter TauE/SafE family protein — MRSLIIFTLVGVGAQLVDGALGMAFGVTASTLLVLSGVASAQASAAVHLAEVGTTFASGLSHWKFKNIDWGLVLRLGVPGAIGAFLGATLLSSLSTEDAAPVMAAILLAIGVYVLLRFSLKTPPSIEVGTTKHGAKFLVPLGLFGGFIDASGGGGWGPVTTSTLLSRGKTAPRTVIGSVSASEFLVAVSASLGFLVGLRAEFFDNLPIVLGLAAGGVIAAPFAAWLVSRVSPAMLGAAVGGVIVLTNAQKLVTYFKIESPWGTLIFAAIVVAWAAFGYLAWKLSKAPTFVPDEVPDPQPVTDAR; from the coding sequence GTGCGTTCGCTCATCATCTTCACCCTCGTCGGCGTGGGCGCCCAGCTGGTCGACGGCGCCCTCGGCATGGCGTTCGGCGTCACGGCCTCCACACTGCTGGTCCTCAGCGGTGTGGCGTCCGCTCAGGCCAGCGCCGCCGTGCATCTCGCCGAGGTGGGCACCACGTTCGCGTCGGGCCTCTCCCACTGGAAGTTCAAGAACATCGACTGGGGGCTGGTCCTTCGGCTCGGCGTGCCGGGAGCGATCGGAGCGTTCCTCGGCGCCACGTTGCTGTCGTCGCTGTCGACCGAGGACGCGGCGCCGGTGATGGCGGCGATCCTCTTGGCGATCGGCGTCTACGTGCTGCTGCGCTTCTCGCTCAAGACACCGCCCTCGATCGAGGTCGGCACGACCAAGCACGGCGCGAAGTTCCTGGTGCCACTGGGCCTGTTCGGCGGCTTCATCGATGCCTCCGGAGGCGGTGGCTGGGGCCCGGTCACGACCAGCACCCTGCTGTCGCGAGGCAAGACGGCGCCGCGGACGGTCATCGGCTCGGTGAGCGCATCGGAGTTCCTGGTCGCGGTGTCGGCGTCCCTGGGGTTCCTCGTCGGGCTGCGCGCGGAGTTCTTCGACAACTTGCCCATCGTGCTGGGCCTCGCGGCCGGTGGCGTGATCGCCGCGCCGTTCGCCGCGTGGCTGGTGAGCCGGGTCAGCCCGGCGATGCTGGGCGCGGCGGTGGGTGGCGTCATCGTGCTGACGAATGCGCAGAAGCTGGTGACGTACTTCAAGATCGAATCCCCATGGGGCACGCTGATCTTCGCGGCCATAGTCGTGGCGTGGGCGGCGTTCGGGTACCTCGCCTGGAAGCTGTCGAAGGCGCCCACGTTCGTGCCGGACGAAGTGCCTGACCCACAACCGGTGACCGACGCGCGCTGA
- the der gene encoding ribosome biogenesis GTPase Der, which translates to MSEIEGVPDSDGTWVDEGDWELPPEGIEIGDLEAEYAPPPVVAVVGRPNVGKSTLVNRILGRREAVVQDIPGVTRDRVSYDASWLGRRFMVQDTGGWEPDAKGLQQLVAEQATVAMRTADAIILVVDAVTGATSADEAAAKRLQRAGKPVFLAANKVDNEKMESEAALLWSLGLGQPHSVSAMHGRGVADLLDAVLESLPEVSEMGSTTGGPRRVALVGKPNVGKSSLINRLADEERSVVHDVAGTTVDPVDSLIELDGKLWRFVDTAGLRRKVGQASGHEFYASVRTHGAIDAAEVVVVLIDSSQPLTEQDQRVLTMVIEAGRALVLAFNKWDLMDEDRRFLLDREIDLSLEQVQWAQRVNISAKTGRAVQKLVPALESALASWDKRITTGQLNTFLKEIVAATPPPVRGGKQPKILFATQATARPPTFVLFTSGFLEAGYRRFLERKLREKFGFEGSPIKINVRVREKRGAPKKR; encoded by the coding sequence ATGAGCGAGATCGAAGGCGTGCCCGACTCGGATGGCACCTGGGTCGACGAAGGCGACTGGGAACTGCCGCCCGAGGGGATCGAAATCGGCGATCTGGAGGCGGAGTACGCGCCGCCACCGGTCGTCGCGGTGGTGGGACGGCCCAACGTCGGCAAGTCGACTCTGGTGAACCGGATCCTGGGCCGCCGAGAAGCCGTCGTGCAAGACATTCCCGGGGTCACCCGCGACCGGGTCTCCTACGACGCCAGCTGGCTCGGCCGTCGGTTCATGGTGCAGGACACCGGCGGGTGGGAGCCCGACGCGAAGGGGCTGCAGCAGCTGGTGGCCGAGCAGGCGACCGTCGCGATGCGCACCGCCGACGCGATCATCCTGGTGGTCGACGCGGTCACCGGCGCGACCAGCGCCGACGAAGCGGCGGCCAAACGTCTGCAACGTGCCGGCAAGCCCGTCTTCCTGGCGGCCAACAAGGTCGACAACGAGAAGATGGAGTCCGAGGCGGCGTTGTTGTGGTCGCTGGGGTTGGGGCAGCCGCATTCGGTCAGTGCCATGCACGGGCGCGGCGTCGCCGACCTCCTGGACGCGGTGCTCGAGTCGCTTCCCGAAGTGTCCGAGATGGGCTCGACCACGGGCGGGCCGCGGCGCGTGGCGCTCGTCGGCAAGCCCAACGTCGGGAAGAGCTCGCTGATCAACCGGCTCGCCGACGAGGAGCGGTCGGTGGTGCACGACGTGGCCGGGACGACGGTGGACCCCGTCGACTCTCTGATCGAACTGGACGGAAAGCTGTGGCGCTTCGTCGACACCGCGGGTCTTCGGCGCAAGGTCGGCCAGGCCAGCGGCCACGAGTTCTACGCCTCGGTGCGCACCCATGGCGCGATCGACGCGGCCGAGGTGGTCGTCGTCCTCATCGACTCGTCACAGCCGCTGACCGAGCAGGACCAGCGGGTGCTGACGATGGTGATCGAGGCGGGCCGCGCGCTGGTGTTGGCGTTCAACAAGTGGGATCTGATGGACGAGGACCGGCGCTTCCTGCTGGACCGCGAGATCGACCTGTCGCTGGAGCAGGTGCAGTGGGCGCAACGGGTGAACATCTCGGCCAAGACGGGCCGTGCGGTGCAGAAGCTGGTGCCCGCGCTGGAGAGTGCGCTGGCGTCCTGGGACAAGCGGATCACGACGGGTCAGCTCAACACGTTCCTGAAGGAGATCGTCGCTGCGACCCCACCGCCGGTGCGTGGCGGCAAGCAACCCAAGATCCTCTTCGCCACCCAGGCGACGGCGCGGCCGCCGACCTTCGTGCTCTTCACCTCGGGCTTTTTGGAGGCGGGTTACCGACGGTTCCTCGAGCGCAAGCTGCGGGAGAAGTTCGGGTTCGAGGGCAGCCCCATCAAGATCAACGTCCGGGTGCGCGAGAAGCGGGGAGCTCCGAAGAAGCGTTGA
- the cmk gene encoding (d)CMP kinase, whose product MIAVDGPAGTGKSSVSRGLARALSARYLNTGAMYRIVTLAVLRAGVDLEDVAAIAALASRVDLAVGFDPDEDLYFLGGEDVSAEIRGDAVTKAVSAVSAVPMVRTRLVDRQRELADGSVPVVVEGRDIGTVVLPDADVKVFLTASAEERARRRDDQNVASGLAGDYDAVLADVKRRDHLDSTRAVSPLRAADDAVVVDSSDMSESEVVAYLLDLVTQRAGASR is encoded by the coding sequence ATGATTGCGGTCGACGGGCCGGCAGGCACCGGGAAGTCTTCGGTGTCACGGGGTTTGGCGCGGGCACTGAGTGCGCGCTATCTCAACACCGGCGCGATGTACCGGATCGTGACGCTGGCGGTACTGCGTGCGGGCGTGGACCTCGAGGATGTCGCGGCCATCGCCGCACTCGCGTCACGGGTCGACCTGGCAGTGGGCTTCGATCCAGACGAGGATCTCTACTTCCTTGGGGGAGAGGACGTCTCCGCTGAAATCCGTGGTGATGCGGTGACCAAGGCGGTGTCTGCGGTCTCCGCGGTGCCCATGGTGCGTACCCGGTTGGTGGACCGGCAGCGTGAACTCGCCGACGGTTCCGTGCCCGTCGTCGTCGAGGGCCGCGACATCGGCACCGTCGTACTCCCCGACGCCGACGTCAAGGTCTTCCTGACGGCGTCGGCGGAGGAGCGGGCGCGGCGGCGCGACGACCAGAACGTCGCCTCGGGGCTCGCCGGTGACTACGACGCCGTGCTGGCCGACGTGAAGCGCCGCGACCATCTGGATTCCACGCGCGCCGTGTCACCGCTGCGGGCCGCAGACGACGCGGTCGTCGTGGACAGCAGCGACATGTCCGAATCCGAGGTCGTGGCATACCTTCTCGACCTCGTGACACAACGGGCGGGAGCCTCCCGATGA
- a CDS encoding pseudouridine synthase, with protein sequence MADDEEGTRLQKVLSQAGVASRRVAERMIRDGRIEVDGHIVTEMGTRVDPETSEIRVDGVKVRFDDTMVYLAINKERGMHSTMSDDQGRPCVGDLVEYRVRGNKKLFHVGRLDADTEGLLILTNDGELAHRLMHPSYEVPKTYLATVIGSVPRGLGKKLKAGIELDDGPIHVDDFAMVDAIPGKSLVTVTLHEGRKRIVRRMLAAVGFPVTDLVRTDIGTVSLGEQKPGSIRVLTSKEVGELYKAVGM encoded by the coding sequence ATGGCCGACGATGAAGAAGGCACCCGACTGCAGAAGGTGCTGTCGCAGGCGGGAGTGGCGTCGCGCCGCGTCGCCGAACGGATGATCCGGGACGGCCGGATCGAGGTCGATGGGCACATCGTCACCGAGATGGGCACGCGCGTGGATCCCGAGACGTCGGAGATCCGCGTCGACGGCGTCAAGGTCCGGTTCGACGACACCATGGTGTACCTGGCGATCAACAAAGAGCGCGGCATGCACTCGACGATGTCCGACGATCAGGGCAGGCCGTGCGTCGGCGACCTGGTCGAGTACCGGGTTCGGGGCAACAAGAAGCTCTTCCACGTCGGGCGCCTCGACGCCGACACCGAGGGCCTGCTGATCCTCACCAACGACGGCGAGCTGGCACACCGCCTCATGCATCCCTCCTACGAAGTGCCCAAGACCTATCTCGCGACGGTCATCGGCTCGGTGCCACGTGGGCTCGGCAAGAAGCTGAAGGCAGGCATCGAGTTGGACGACGGTCCCATTCACGTCGACGACTTCGCCATGGTCGACGCCATCCCGGGCAAGTCGCTGGTGACGGTCACCCTGCACGAGGGACGCAAGCGGATCGTGCGGCGGATGCTGGCCGCGGTCGGCTTCCCGGTGACCGATCTGGTGCGGACCGACATCGGCACGGTGTCCCTCGGCGAACAGAAACCCGGCAGCATCCGAGTCCTGACCAGCAAAGAGGTCGGCGAACTGTACAAGGCGGTGGGAATGTGA
- the scpB gene encoding SMC-Scp complex subunit ScpB yields MTDEHPEPAPALDLGVAVDSDLGIDVALQPEMDDAELGAVLESLLLVVDTPVPVDALAAAVDQPAYRVAAKLRLMADDLTAREGGIDLREAGGGWRMYTRARYAPYVERLLLDGTRSKLTRAALETLAVVAYRQPVSRVRVSAVRGVNCDAVMRTLLARGLIIESGVDSDTGATTFATTELFLERLGLSSLTDLPDIAPLLPDIDNIDDITESLGDEPRFVKLGIVPNNQPLAFDVDKD; encoded by the coding sequence ATGACTGACGAGCATCCCGAACCCGCGCCTGCCCTCGATCTGGGGGTAGCCGTGGATTCCGATCTCGGTATCGACGTCGCACTGCAACCCGAGATGGACGACGCCGAACTGGGTGCGGTGCTGGAGAGCCTGCTGCTGGTGGTGGACACGCCGGTGCCGGTCGATGCACTCGCGGCGGCGGTGGACCAGCCCGCGTATCGGGTGGCCGCCAAACTGCGGCTGATGGCCGACGACTTGACTGCCCGCGAGGGCGGTATCGACCTCCGCGAGGCGGGTGGCGGGTGGCGGATGTACACCAGGGCGCGCTACGCGCCGTACGTCGAGCGACTGCTGCTCGACGGCACCCGCTCCAAGCTGACCCGGGCGGCGTTGGAGACCCTGGCCGTCGTGGCCTACCGGCAGCCGGTGAGCCGGGTGCGGGTGAGTGCCGTGCGTGGCGTCAACTGCGACGCGGTGATGCGCACGCTGCTGGCCCGCGGTCTGATCATCGAGTCGGGTGTCGACTCCGATACCGGTGCAACGACATTCGCGACGACCGAGCTCTTCCTGGAACGGTTGGGGTTGTCGTCGCTGACCGATCTGCCCGACATCGCACCGCTTCTACCCGACATAGACAACATCGACGACATCACCGAATCTCTCGGTGACGAGCCGCGCTTCGTGAAACTCGGCATCGTGCCGAACAACCAACCGCTGGCCTTCGACGTGGACAAGGACTGA
- a CDS encoding segregation/condensation protein A encodes MSSPAREASPQAGFQVRLSNFEGPFDLLLQLIFAHRMDVTEVALHQVTDDFIAYTKHIGPQLELDETTAFLVIAATLLDLKAARLLPAGEVHDEEDLALLEVRDLLFARLLQYRAFKHVAVMFAELEAAALRSYPRAVSLEDQFADLLPEVMLGVDADSFAQIAAAAFTPRPVPTVGTDHLHVQGVSVPEQARRLLSMLEERGIGAWASFSDLVADCGATIEIVGRFMALLELFRAHAVAFDQPEPLGVLQVSWTGDRPTDEYLATAVEE; translated from the coding sequence GTGAGTTCGCCGGCACGGGAAGCGTCACCGCAGGCGGGATTCCAGGTTCGGCTCAGCAACTTCGAAGGCCCCTTCGACCTGCTGCTACAGCTGATCTTCGCGCATCGGATGGACGTGACCGAGGTCGCACTGCACCAGGTGACCGACGACTTCATCGCCTACACCAAGCACATCGGCCCGCAGCTGGAGCTCGACGAGACCACCGCATTCCTCGTGATTGCCGCCACCCTCCTGGACCTCAAGGCGGCCCGATTGCTGCCCGCGGGCGAGGTGCACGACGAGGAGGACCTCGCCCTGCTCGAGGTTCGCGATCTGCTGTTCGCTCGGCTGCTGCAGTACCGCGCGTTCAAGCACGTCGCCGTGATGTTCGCCGAACTCGAGGCCGCCGCCTTGCGCAGCTATCCGCGGGCGGTGTCGCTCGAGGACCAGTTCGCCGACCTGTTACCCGAGGTCATGCTGGGTGTCGACGCCGATAGCTTCGCCCAGATCGCGGCGGCGGCATTCACGCCGCGGCCGGTCCCGACCGTCGGCACCGACCATTTGCACGTCCAAGGCGTGTCGGTCCCCGAGCAGGCGCGGCGATTGCTGAGCATGCTCGAGGAGCGCGGGATCGGGGCGTGGGCGTCGTTCTCGGACCTGGTCGCCGACTGCGGGGCGACGATCGAGATCGTCGGCCGCTTCATGGCGCTGCTCGAATTGTTCCGTGCCCACGCGGTAGCATTTGACCAGCCAGAACCGCTTGGTGTGCTGCAGGTTTCGTGGACCGGGGATCGCCCGACCGACGAGTACCTGGCCACGGCGGTGGAAGAGTGA
- a CDS encoding ParA family protein, with translation MTDDAGTTDGSGISDAAGHTGRPPRLVPEPKPKSVHGPAKVIAMCNQKGGVGKTTSTINLGASLAEYGRRVLLVDLDPQGALSAGLGVPHYELDHTVHNLLIEPRVSIDDVLIKTRVKGMDLVPSNIDLSAAEIQLVNEVGREHSLSRSLHPVLDRYDYVLIDCQPSLGLLTVNGLACADSVIIPTECEYFSLRGLALLTDTVAKVKDRLNPKLDIGGILITRFDPRTVNSREVMARVLEQFGDLVFDTVITRTVRFPETSVAGEPITTWAPKSGGAVAYRALAREVIDRFGA, from the coding sequence GTGACCGACGACGCTGGTACCACCGACGGCTCTGGAATCTCAGACGCGGCGGGGCACACGGGTCGTCCACCCCGGCTAGTCCCGGAACCCAAACCGAAGAGCGTGCACGGCCCGGCCAAGGTCATCGCGATGTGCAACCAGAAGGGCGGCGTCGGCAAGACCACGTCGACCATCAATCTGGGAGCCAGCCTCGCCGAGTACGGGCGACGGGTATTGCTCGTCGACCTCGACCCCCAGGGTGCGCTGTCCGCCGGGCTCGGCGTCCCGCACTACGAGCTGGACCACACCGTGCACAACCTGCTGATCGAGCCACGGGTGTCGATCGACGACGTACTGATCAAGACCCGCGTCAAGGGCATGGACCTCGTGCCGAGCAACATCGACCTGTCGGCGGCGGAGATCCAGCTGGTCAACGAGGTCGGCCGCGAGCACTCCCTGTCCCGGTCGCTACATCCGGTACTGGACCGGTACGACTACGTCCTGATCGACTGCCAGCCGTCCCTCGGCCTGCTCACCGTCAACGGGCTGGCCTGCGCAGACAGTGTCATCATCCCGACCGAGTGCGAGTACTTCTCGCTTCGTGGCCTGGCCCTGCTGACCGACACGGTCGCCAAGGTGAAGGACCGGCTCAACCCGAAGCTGGACATCGGCGGCATCCTGATCACCCGGTTCGACCCACGCACCGTCAACTCGCGAGAGGTGATGGCCAGGGTGCTCGAACAGTTCGGCGACTTGGTGTTCGACACCGTCATCACCCGCACCGTGCGCTTCCCCGAGACCAGCGTGGCCGGTGAACCGATCACGACGTGGGCACCGAAATCCGGTGGCGCGGTGGCATATCGGGCGCTGGCGCGTGAGGTCATCGACCGGTTCGGCGCGTGA
- a CDS encoding flavin-containing monooxygenase, whose translation MNAPENDVVVIGAGTAGLAAALCLGDLSVKSVVVDRAERVGASWRSRYDRLRLNTGRQYSHLPKRPYPTGTPLFPTRDHVVAHLEEHCGERGIELRLGTAVERVVRRKPSGWGVVTPDGIIGAAHVVVATGYAHTPFLPDWPGAASFTGEVLHSSAYRNPTPFAGQRVVVVGAGSSGMEIAHDLATGGAAKVWLSVRTPPNVMPRNGPAGRSNDVVSRPLFHLPPRLADAISRRARLSAFGDLSEFGLPIPEEGPFTRAHRLQVAPSLVDDEVIDAIRDRSIEVVEALTSFDDGLAVLTDRTRLDADVVIAATGYRCGLEPLVGHLGVLTDAGMPWFGGDVAAEPGLWFLGLWSRPSLIGYTSTQAERMAARIARAIAEASRPKKNKLF comes from the coding sequence ATGAACGCACCGGAGAACGACGTGGTCGTCATCGGTGCGGGCACGGCGGGTCTGGCGGCTGCTCTGTGCCTCGGTGACCTCTCGGTCAAGTCGGTGGTGGTGGATCGAGCCGAACGGGTCGGAGCGTCGTGGCGGTCCCGGTATGACCGGCTACGCCTCAATACCGGACGCCAGTACTCACATCTGCCAAAACGCCCGTATCCCACGGGAACTCCGCTATTCCCGACACGCGACCACGTCGTTGCCCACCTCGAGGAACACTGCGGTGAGCGGGGTATCGAGCTCCGGCTCGGCACAGCCGTCGAACGGGTGGTGCGGCGCAAGCCCAGCGGGTGGGGCGTCGTCACCCCGGACGGCATCATCGGCGCCGCGCACGTCGTGGTCGCGACCGGTTACGCCCACACGCCCTTCCTGCCGGACTGGCCCGGCGCGGCGTCGTTCACCGGTGAGGTGCTGCATTCCTCGGCGTACCGGAACCCGACGCCGTTCGCCGGCCAGCGGGTGGTGGTCGTCGGCGCGGGCTCATCGGGCATGGAGATCGCCCACGACCTCGCGACCGGGGGAGCCGCCAAGGTGTGGCTGTCGGTCCGCACCCCGCCCAACGTGATGCCGCGCAATGGGCCCGCCGGCCGGTCGAACGACGTCGTCTCACGGCCGTTGTTCCATTTGCCGCCGCGGCTGGCGGACGCAATCTCGCGGCGCGCCCGGTTGTCGGCGTTCGGCGACCTGAGCGAGTTCGGCCTGCCGATCCCCGAGGAGGGTCCGTTCACCCGGGCCCATCGGTTGCAGGTGGCGCCCTCGCTGGTCGACGACGAGGTGATCGACGCGATCCGGGACCGCTCCATCGAGGTCGTCGAGGCGCTGACCTCGTTCGACGACGGCTTGGCCGTGCTGACCGACCGCACCCGCCTGGACGCCGACGTGGTGATCGCCGCGACGGGCTACCGTTGCGGGCTGGAGCCCCTGGTGGGCCACCTCGGGGTGCTGACCGACGCAGGTATGCCCTGGTTTGGTGGTGACGTCGCCGCCGAACCCGGGCTGTGGTTCCTCGGGCTGTGGTCGAGGCCGTCGCTGATCGGCTACACGTCCACGCAGGCGGAGCGGATGGCGGCCCGCATCGCCCGGGCGATCGCGGAGGCCAGTCGACCGAAGAAGAACAAGCTCTTCTAG
- the xerD gene encoding site-specific tyrosine recombinase XerD: protein MTIAVRLLDDQLQGYLDHLTIERGVAANTLSSYRRDLRRYAAHLSARGIDDVDKVVEDDVSDFLVALRLGDEDQGSVPLSAVSAARALIAVRGFHRFAEAEGLTTLDVARAVKPPTPTRRLPKSISLDEVVALLEGAGGDSETDGPLTLRNRALLEVLYSTGARISEAVGLDVDDVDTQSRSVLLRGKGGKQRLVPIGRPAVSALDAYFVRGRPDLALRGKSTPAIFLNARGGRLSRQSAWQVLQDSAERAGISASVSPHTLRHSFATHLLEGGADVRVVQELLGHASVTTTQIYTLVTVSALREVWAGAHPRAR, encoded by the coding sequence GGCTACTCGACGACCAACTTCAGGGGTACCTGGACCACCTGACGATCGAACGCGGCGTGGCCGCCAACACCCTCAGCTCGTATCGCCGGGACCTGCGCCGGTACGCCGCACACCTCTCGGCGCGCGGCATCGACGACGTGGACAAGGTCGTCGAGGACGACGTCAGCGACTTCCTCGTGGCGCTGCGACTGGGTGACGAGGATCAGGGCAGTGTGCCGCTGTCGGCGGTGTCGGCGGCCCGCGCCCTGATCGCGGTGCGCGGATTTCACCGCTTCGCCGAGGCCGAGGGGTTGACCACACTCGACGTGGCCCGTGCGGTCAAGCCGCCCACGCCGACCCGTCGCCTCCCGAAGAGCATCAGCCTCGACGAGGTGGTCGCGCTCCTGGAGGGTGCGGGCGGTGACAGCGAGACCGACGGCCCGCTGACCCTGCGGAACCGTGCGCTGCTGGAGGTGCTGTACTCGACCGGCGCGCGGATCTCCGAGGCGGTGGGCCTCGACGTCGATGACGTCGACACCCAGTCCCGGTCGGTTCTGCTCCGCGGCAAGGGCGGCAAGCAGCGGCTGGTGCCGATCGGCAGACCCGCGGTCAGCGCCCTCGATGCCTACTTCGTCCGCGGCCGTCCGGATCTTGCCCTGCGCGGCAAGAGCACGCCCGCCATCTTCCTCAACGCCCGTGGCGGCCGACTGTCCCGGCAGAGCGCCTGGCAGGTACTGCAGGACTCCGCCGAACGAGCCGGCATCTCGGCGTCGGTGTCACCGCACACGCTGCGGCACTCGTTCGCGACGCATCTGCTCGAAGGTGGCGCCGACGTCCGCGTCGTGCAGGAACTGCTGGGCCACGCCTCGGTGACCACCACCCAGATCTACACGCTGGTGACGGTGTCGGCGCTGCGAGAGGTGTGGGCCGGCGCGCATCCGCGGGCGCGGTGA